From Paenibacillus polymyxa, the proteins below share one genomic window:
- a CDS encoding P27 family phage terminase small subunit — MGRNAKPIDLHIAGGNPNRLTKAQIQARKEGEVKLGKTELEKLKPPVFVKDDTVAFAHWKQCMKDYKAAAAEGVNLLSSSDVGLLAMYCRTYSEYEKLLKQYQKIERISIEDYVFDEYFEELTRKAEEAEEDLNEYGLRAQKYLSQLASLEGVLKIETAINKKMDMLLKMQDRLFLNPLSKVKNVPKPKEPEKTSSKFGKFGGNRSG, encoded by the coding sequence ATGGGGAGAAATGCAAAACCGATTGACCTTCACATCGCGGGAGGCAATCCGAACCGATTAACAAAAGCACAGATTCAGGCGCGCAAAGAAGGTGAGGTTAAGCTTGGGAAAACTGAACTAGAAAAACTGAAACCGCCTGTGTTTGTAAAGGATGATACAGTTGCTTTCGCTCACTGGAAACAGTGCATGAAAGATTATAAAGCCGCTGCTGCTGAAGGTGTTAATTTGCTTTCTAGCTCCGATGTGGGACTATTGGCGATGTACTGCCGGACATATTCAGAGTACGAAAAGCTGCTGAAACAGTATCAAAAAATTGAGCGAATTTCCATTGAAGATTATGTATTTGATGAATATTTTGAAGAATTAACTCGCAAAGCTGAGGAAGCGGAAGAAGATTTGAACGAGTATGGTTTGAGGGCACAAAAGTACCTTTCCCAACTTGCTTCCTTAGAAGGTGTATTAAAAATCGAAACGGCAATCAACAAGAAGATGGACATGCTTCTCAAAATGCAGGACCGTCTTTTCTTAAACCCTTTGTCTAAGGTGAAGAATGTTCCGAAGCCGAAGGAACCGGAGAAGACCTCGAGCAAGTTCGGAAAGTTCGGGGGAAACCGAAGTGGCTAA
- a CDS encoding HNH endonuclease: MVTGNERYCEAHQDQIRSYDQYRGTAAERGYDSKWRKAREGYLRKHPLCTYCFQRGYLATATVVDHITPHRGDKQLFWDRDNWQPLCKQCHDTKTAKEDGGFGNGV; this comes from the coding sequence ATGGTCACAGGCAATGAGCGATACTGTGAGGCTCACCAAGACCAAATACGCAGCTATGACCAGTATAGAGGTACAGCAGCAGAACGGGGCTATGATAGCAAGTGGCGTAAGGCGCGTGAAGGATATCTTCGTAAACACCCGCTATGTACGTACTGCTTCCAACGCGGGTACTTGGCTACTGCAACAGTAGTCGATCATATAACCCCACATAGAGGAGATAAGCAACTGTTTTGGGATAGGGATAACTGGCAACCGCTGTGCAAGCAATGCCACGATACCAAGACAGCAAAAGAAGATGGAGGTTTTGGGAATGGCGTCTAA
- a CDS encoding sigma factor-like helix-turn-helix DNA-binding protein, which produces MIPDEDTEQTPVVTDLGGATALSYRKARNIAARIYKKADADDKKIISGMISDCEFTEEWLVTGRRPGNKRGIERRAAYQREQLVDPLKMQAYVSNSKAGSPSNLTDWQRFQIQDALSRLSERERECYVMAHGECFSFGEIGNMLGISKGSVEEYVQRAQRKITEDLNFSLFLI; this is translated from the coding sequence ATGATACCGGACGAGGATACGGAACAAACACCCGTTGTAACAGACTTGGGAGGGGCTACAGCATTAAGCTACCGCAAGGCAAGGAACATAGCTGCAAGGATATATAAGAAGGCTGACGCGGACGATAAGAAGATCATTTCCGGTATGATATCCGACTGTGAGTTTACGGAAGAGTGGTTAGTTACCGGGAGAAGACCAGGGAATAAGCGTGGGATTGAGAGGCGAGCAGCATACCAACGTGAACAGTTAGTTGACCCACTAAAGATGCAGGCGTATGTAAGCAACTCCAAAGCAGGAAGTCCAAGTAATCTAACAGACTGGCAAAGATTTCAGATTCAGGATGCATTATCGCGCTTAAGTGAAAGGGAACGAGAATGTTATGTAATGGCGCATGGAGAGTGTTTTTCATTCGGGGAGATTGGTAATATGCTGGGTATTAGTAAGGGCTCAGTTGAAGAGTATGTCCAACGAGCACAAAGAAAAATAACAGAAGATTTAAATTTTAGCTTATTTTTAATATAA
- a CDS encoding ASCH/PUA domain-containing protein — MNKHELKLWPEYFQAVWDGTKTFEVRLNDRDYQVGDMLVLLEWDPVKNEWTGSGICKRVTYILDNPNFVKEGYVIMGLASWGSKEKQQ, encoded by the coding sequence ATGAATAAGCATGAGTTGAAGCTATGGCCTGAATACTTCCAAGCTGTGTGGGACGGAACAAAGACATTTGAGGTACGTTTGAATGATCGGGATTACCAGGTAGGCGACATGCTGGTGCTGCTCGAATGGGACCCAGTAAAAAACGAATGGACAGGCTCAGGGATATGCAAACGAGTCACTTACATCTTGGATAACCCGAATTTTGTAAAAGAGGGATATGTCATTATGGGTCTGGCTTCATGGGGAAGTAAGGAGAAACAACAATGA
- a CDS encoding DUF7167 family protein encodes MLVEWKLSIGYPGACREGAVEIDDEDVEGKSREEIDQMINEAIWEDASQYIDSYPTNTDEIEEAIKRLTGGGKGE; translated from the coding sequence ATGCTAGTTGAATGGAAATTGTCTATCGGCTATCCAGGCGCATGTAGAGAGGGAGCAGTCGAGATTGACGACGAGGATGTAGAAGGTAAGAGCAGGGAAGAAATCGACCAAATGATAAACGAAGCTATATGGGAAGATGCCTCGCAGTATATTGATTCATACCCTACCAATACGGATGAAATCGAAGAGGCTATTAAAAGGCTGACTGGAGGCGGTAAAGGTGAGTGA
- a CDS encoding sigma-70 family RNA polymerase sigma factor: protein MDETNVIRMVMENQRLVHKAAQKYLEVCRTKRIDYEDMVSEGNIGLLLAARRFDASRGYAFSTFATRYIHGHMLIYINDKSELIRVPRNQKTRGNMEQKFKYVSFNRKIYRDDKDGDSGKTMGNILSRAMTIKQVCTSRNFWTC, encoded by the coding sequence ATGGATGAAACCAACGTAATCCGAATGGTGATGGAAAACCAAAGGCTTGTACACAAGGCTGCTCAAAAATATCTGGAAGTATGTAGAACCAAACGCATTGATTATGAAGATATGGTCAGTGAAGGGAATATCGGTTTACTGCTTGCTGCAAGAAGGTTCGACGCAAGCCGGGGATACGCATTTTCCACATTCGCTACACGCTATATTCATGGGCATATGTTGATATATATAAACGACAAAAGCGAATTAATCAGGGTGCCAAGAAACCAAAAAACACGCGGTAACATGGAACAAAAATTTAAATATGTATCATTCAACCGAAAAATATATCGGGATGACAAAGATGGGGATTCCGGCAAGACGATGGGGAACATTTTAAGCCGAGCGATGACGATAAAACAGGTTTGTACGTCAAGGAATTTTTGGACATGTTGA
- a CDS encoding RusA family crossover junction endodeoxyribonuclease, whose protein sequence is MERLILPGLAPSVNHMYRNAMVRGRRMRIKTKVAEQWFSNTILVAKVWRQKNKWSTATGKVAVRLWFYFPDKRRRDTHNALKALLDALEDAGLYEDDKMALPQIIDFEIDRQNPRIEIEFEKMTG, encoded by the coding sequence ATGGAGCGACTAATATTACCGGGACTGGCCCCGAGCGTTAACCATATGTACCGTAATGCAATGGTTAGAGGGCGGCGTATGCGGATTAAAACTAAGGTAGCAGAACAATGGTTTTCAAACACGATTTTAGTTGCTAAGGTGTGGCGACAAAAAAACAAGTGGTCTACAGCCACAGGAAAGGTCGCCGTGCGGCTTTGGTTCTACTTCCCGGACAAACGGAGGCGCGACACACACAACGCCTTAAAAGCCCTGCTAGACGCCTTAGAAGATGCAGGACTATATGAGGACGACAAGATGGCTCTGCCACAAATAATAGATTTTGAAATTGATCGGCAAAACCCACGTATAGAAATTGAGTTTGAAAAAATGACAGGATAA
- a CDS encoding DnaA ATPase domain-containing protein yields the protein MQKRIERMRANTKKDSSVSMDKPATETQQSSTGWSASLSNEGCAKCNYTGTINTFRWVTDESYTDKHGNPMPREVATVELCSCYYERQFQSYNPSESFSEKELGYTFKNAVMDDYNREQFATAVEFVRDIQSHMKDGTWLYIFGDDKRAQEAQKEADYEVSAFGTGKTYMMQCIANALTRRKIPGLFVKEEKLFGDIKSTYNRESDETEEEVLQRYYKVPILMIDDIFTAGYKDWAEGKLFSILEERERQSKVTIMTSNFAPGRIRHRLPENGGKIASRINGNSKMIELLGPDRRPQ from the coding sequence ATGCAGAAGCGGATCGAAAGGATGCGGGCAAACACGAAGAAAGATTCATCGGTAAGCATGGACAAGCCAGCGACAGAGACGCAGCAGAGCTCGACCGGATGGTCCGCGAGTTTGAGTAACGAAGGCTGCGCCAAATGCAATTATACCGGGACCATTAATACATTCCGTTGGGTAACAGATGAAAGCTATACAGATAAACACGGCAACCCTATGCCACGAGAGGTAGCTACGGTAGAACTCTGCAGTTGCTATTATGAACGTCAATTTCAGAGTTATAACCCTTCTGAATCATTTTCAGAAAAGGAGTTAGGCTACACTTTCAAAAATGCCGTCATGGATGATTACAACCGAGAACAATTTGCGACAGCCGTAGAGTTCGTCAGAGACATCCAGAGCCACATGAAGGACGGAACATGGCTCTATATATTCGGAGACGACAAACGGGCTCAGGAAGCCCAAAAAGAGGCAGATTATGAGGTGTCTGCTTTTGGTACCGGAAAAACATACATGATGCAGTGTATCGCGAATGCCCTGACCCGGCGAAAGATCCCTGGATTGTTTGTCAAAGAAGAAAAGCTGTTCGGTGATATCAAATCTACCTATAACCGTGAAAGTGATGAAACCGAAGAAGAAGTGCTTCAACGTTATTATAAAGTTCCGATTCTTATGATTGACGATATTTTCACTGCTGGATACAAAGATTGGGCGGAAGGCAAGTTGTTCAGCATCCTTGAGGAACGGGAGAGACAAAGCAAAGTAACGATAATGACCAGCAACTTTGCTCCGGGTCGCATACGCCACAGACTTCCAGAGAACGGCGGAAAAATAGCCAGTCGGATAAATGGTAACTCGAAAATGATAGAACTGCTTGGACCGGACCGCAGGCCGCAGTGA
- the ssb gene encoding single-stranded DNA-binding protein produces the protein MLNRVILIGRLTKDPELRYTPSGMANCTYTLAVDRPFTNQGGEREADFLQIVTWRQLAETCANYLRKGRLTAVEGRVQVRNYENNEGKRVYVTEIVADNVRFLESSKNDSGSRQQPSTRNNNDPFSDDGKPIDIADEDLPF, from the coding sequence TTGTTAAACCGAGTGATATTGATCGGCCGTTTGACCAAGGATCCTGAATTACGATATACACCGTCTGGTATGGCAAATTGCACATACACCCTAGCAGTGGACAGACCTTTCACTAATCAGGGTGGCGAACGTGAAGCGGATTTCTTGCAGATCGTAACTTGGCGGCAGCTTGCCGAGACGTGCGCCAACTATCTTCGTAAAGGTCGCTTAACGGCTGTAGAAGGTCGGGTTCAAGTAAGAAACTATGAAAACAATGAGGGGAAACGTGTTTACGTCACTGAAATTGTGGCTGATAACGTCCGGTTCCTTGAATCAAGCAAGAATGATAGTGGAAGCAGACAGCAGCCTTCAACCAGAAACAACAATGATCCTTTTTCTGACGATGGCAAACCAATTGATATAGCAGACGAAGATCTTCCTTTTTAG
- a CDS encoding PD-(D/E)XK nuclease-like domain-containing protein encodes MLLNEENYYSQEANLAYWSNSQYKEFRDCEARAMARLQGWTEPATDALLVGSYVHAYFEGPEAFQRFKDSNPEIISSRGGTKGKLKSQFQNANKMIETIKSDALCMFVLQGKKEVIMTAKFAGANWKIKMDNYALERNRFSDIKTVQEINKESWDQENGYVSFVEQNHYVTQMALYAEIERIVQQRDGWIEPIIVAVSKQDPPDKAVIGINAFDIKRELEGIAANMPHLIEVKAGLVKPHRCERCRYCRETKQLNQIIHYSDLINR; translated from the coding sequence ATGTTGCTGAATGAAGAAAACTATTATTCCCAGGAGGCTAACCTAGCCTATTGGAGTAACAGCCAGTATAAGGAGTTCCGGGACTGTGAAGCGCGAGCTATGGCTAGGCTTCAAGGCTGGACAGAACCAGCTACAGATGCGCTTCTGGTTGGCTCGTATGTGCATGCTTATTTTGAGGGGCCGGAGGCTTTTCAAAGATTCAAAGATAGTAACCCTGAAATAATTTCTTCTCGCGGCGGGACCAAGGGGAAACTAAAATCGCAGTTCCAAAATGCCAACAAAATGATAGAAACCATAAAAAGTGATGCACTTTGTATGTTTGTTCTTCAGGGAAAAAAAGAGGTCATTATGACCGCCAAATTTGCCGGGGCTAATTGGAAAATCAAAATGGATAATTACGCATTAGAACGTAACCGATTCTCAGATATTAAAACGGTTCAAGAAATTAATAAAGAGTCCTGGGACCAAGAAAACGGCTATGTGTCTTTCGTGGAGCAGAACCATTATGTTACACAGATGGCCCTATATGCAGAGATTGAACGCATTGTGCAGCAGCGTGACGGCTGGATTGAGCCTATCATCGTTGCGGTTTCGAAGCAGGACCCGCCAGACAAAGCGGTTATAGGGATAAATGCTTTTGACATAAAACGCGAACTTGAAGGTATTGCGGCGAACATGCCGCACTTAATCGAAGTCAAAGCAGGTTTAGTAAAACCACACCGTTGCGAACGCTGTCGTTACTGCCGGGAGACGAAACAACTTAACCAAATAATCCACTATTCGGATTTGATTAATAGATAA
- a CDS encoding Rha family transcriptional regulator has translation MTQLVFIENGQTVTDSLTVAEVFKKEHKHVLRDIKSLECSEEFIESNFGLIDYTDSRNRTQQKYIISQDGFSFLAMGYTGKEAARFKEMYITEFNRMKDEISKPPVLTERQAIIQSLKLTAEMAEEVEVVKATTAEHGTKLVEIEQKLDKQITLNSGQQRTLQRAISKKVYAIEPDKDARGELFQQLHREIKDRWQVTSYKDVLRKELENVLNYITYWRPIKKGE, from the coding sequence ATGACTCAATTAGTATTCATTGAAAATGGACAAACCGTAACAGACAGCCTCACAGTAGCGGAGGTATTTAAAAAGGAACACAAACATGTGCTACGGGATATCAAATCACTTGAGTGCAGCGAGGAATTTATAGAGTCCAATTTTGGACTCATTGATTACACTGATTCACGCAATCGTACACAACAAAAATACATTATCTCTCAAGACGGTTTCTCGTTCTTGGCAATGGGCTACACAGGAAAAGAAGCAGCACGCTTCAAAGAAATGTACATCACAGAGTTTAATCGTATGAAAGATGAAATCTCCAAGCCGCCTGTACTCACGGAACGGCAAGCAATCATACAATCTCTCAAGCTTACGGCTGAGATGGCAGAGGAAGTCGAAGTGGTGAAAGCCACTACAGCAGAACACGGTACTAAACTGGTGGAGATTGAGCAGAAGTTGGACAAGCAGATCACTTTAAACAGCGGTCAACAACGAACGCTGCAAAGAGCAATTTCCAAAAAGGTGTACGCCATTGAGCCAGATAAGGACGCACGAGGCGAGTTATTCCAACAACTTCACCGAGAAATCAAAGATCGCTGGCAAGTAACATCTTATAAGGATGTGCTTCGGAAAGAACTGGAGAACGTCCTGAACTACATTACCTACTGGCGTCCTATTAAGAAAGGAGAATGA
- a CDS encoding helix-turn-helix domain-containing protein yields MTKTKKKHWDELPDSLTAQDIADFFGLTRRTVYDIFDLSPSHGGIPNYSIGTSRRADKEDVRAWKDNLKQKHLKNFA; encoded by the coding sequence ATGACAAAGACGAAAAAAAAGCATTGGGATGAACTCCCAGACAGTTTGACTGCTCAAGACATTGCTGATTTTTTTGGACTAACCCGGCGTACTGTTTATGACATATTCGACCTTAGTCCTTCACATGGTGGCATCCCGAATTATTCCATAGGCACTTCCCGTCGCGCGGATAAAGAAGATGTAAGAGCGTGGAAAGATAACTTAAAACAAAAACACCTTAAAAATTTTGCTTGA
- a CDS encoding helix-turn-helix domain-containing protein: MSEKTIGEIIKEKRLASGYKTKKDFADKSGISAATLTRIEKNAQLPLPNTLMQISRHLDGVTYGELMKAAGYLEGLEENHETFLANFMNENEELDNRIYALIDKVFLFTNVDKDLHREIVSLFVDPQTADLFSHATLDDIKSEYLRGDLNIEQKNDVINTLENILNKYSPKLGEYLTLVKYAKPIPLIGSICAGDGIIAENNIEEYINYPFMKQKQPDYALRVKGDSMVNAGINDGDIVFMRRENWAEFNGQIVAVIVNGEEGILKRMKWSEGSAKFNLVPENDSYQSMEVTPNEFIVCGVYVGHFRQ; the protein is encoded by the coding sequence ATGAGCGAAAAAACAATAGGTGAAATTATTAAAGAAAAAAGACTTGCAAGCGGTTATAAAACAAAGAAAGATTTTGCTGACAAGAGTGGAATCTCGGCTGCCACTCTCACTCGAATTGAAAAGAATGCGCAGTTACCTTTGCCTAACACTCTTATGCAAATTTCTCGTCATCTGGACGGGGTTACATACGGTGAACTAATGAAAGCGGCGGGTTATCTCGAGGGGTTAGAAGAAAATCATGAGACGTTTCTTGCTAATTTCATGAACGAAAACGAGGAACTCGACAACCGAATTTATGCCCTTATTGATAAAGTGTTCTTATTTACAAATGTTGATAAAGACTTACATAGAGAAATTGTTAGCTTATTCGTCGATCCACAGACTGCGGATTTGTTTTCCCATGCTACTTTAGACGATATTAAATCTGAGTATCTGCGTGGCGATCTTAACATTGAACAAAAGAATGACGTAATTAATACTCTTGAAAATATATTGAATAAGTATTCTCCAAAACTAGGAGAGTATTTGACTCTAGTCAAATACGCAAAACCGATACCTCTGATCGGATCAATCTGTGCTGGTGACGGGATAATTGCAGAAAACAATATTGAAGAATACATAAACTATCCTTTTATGAAACAAAAACAACCAGACTATGCTCTAAGAGTAAAAGGTGATTCTATGGTCAATGCAGGCATTAATGATGGCGACATTGTTTTCATGAGGAGAGAAAACTGGGCGGAATTCAATGGACAAATCGTTGCTGTTATCGTTAACGGCGAAGAAGGCATTTTAAAGAGAATGAAATGGTCTGAAGGTTCTGCAAAATTTAACCTTGTTCCAGAGAATGATTCTTATCAGTCCATGGAGGTGACACCAAATGAATTTATAGTTTGTGGAGTTTATGTGGGGCATTTCAGACAATAA